In Cryptomeria japonica chromosome 1, Sugi_1.0, whole genome shotgun sequence, the sequence CCTCATTTGACATGACACTAAAAAAATCCTTGAGATAGCCTTTAATTTTGTTAAACATGATTGAATTTTTCTTAGACTATTTGCATTCCTTTTCTCTTAGGTATGTCTATGAATGAgcaataaattttttatttgcattttatGTAAAGAAAACATGATCATATTTTATTAATCATAAAACATGATCACATTTTATGCATAATAAAATGTAATCATCAAGTATGAATCAGCATTTATCAATCAATAATGTGatcatattatttatatttttaataacacAATTATGCTATAGCCAAAATTAGTCATTTGATTAATATTTGTCTGCTATTTTGGTGCACATAATTTAAAGtaaaaagaaaacaattaaaaggtTTGTATTTGAATTATTACAATTTGAAAATTGTTAAGTTTGGTAGAATAAGCTTATAAAGTAGGGGCCCAACTATGTAGGGGCCCAACTATAGAGGATAAAGAACAAAGAAATAGAAAATTTAGAATTAGAAAACTTGTAAAGAAAgcaaaaggtgaaagaaaatttgATTCAGTTATCACTCATATGAAGGCACTAAAGGAACAAATGCCCAATGATGACTCATATGAAGGCACTAAAGGAACAAATGCCCAATGATGAGGGGAGAGAAGAACTATGAAACTTAGTGTAGACCTACAAATAAACCATTATAGTATAAAAAGTAATTACTATAGGATATGCGATGAATGGGATGAACATGGAACTAATGATTGACATCCATATTATTTAGGTTTTATGGGATGAAGATGAAAAATAACAAGAAGCCTAGTACAACCATCATGCTGAAATTAATGGAAGCATCCGTAAAATTTACAATGTCTTAATACAACGTTTGTGCTGTTATAAATAATAAGAAATCTTAGGAGTAAAACTTATACCTCATTCCAAGCCGGAGTTTGAGCTATACTTTGTAATATAAGTCACGTAAGATATATTTTACTACCTCAACGTATGCAATGTGTTTTACCTGTAAACATTCTATGACACGAATTATACAGAGCAGTTGTGTCTATTATTACACTGAAATTTGCCACTAACTGCATAGTCTTTGATTTCTTCAGATTTTTAACGAAATAGTTGCTTCCAATCTGTTCTTACTTggcatgtatttaaaaaaaaattaagagtaGTAGTCAGGACGCTGCGTTGGGCCATTCTTACAGAATCATCGACTTAGTTTACAAGGTCTGCAAACAAAATATGCAACATATATTTATTATTGATAAAGGAAACCGACATATACATCCCTTGGACGTAAGCTCTATTTCTAGAACTGCTTATTTTATATACTATAACTATCAGTGAGTATAATAACTATCATTTTAAACAGAGGAAATTAAATAACTGTTTGCATATACACCAGCTCCCATGTTCTTTAAGGAATGACAGAATGCCCTCCGCCTCCTCCACCAAAGCCCCCACCATGGCCTACACCACCACCTCCACCCACTCCCCCTCCGCCTCCTTTTCCTCCACCgccgcctcctcctcctcctcctcctccacctcctccaccgcCACCGCCAGCTCCACCACCTCCCCCAACCCCACCGCCACCACCtgctcctcttcctcctcctccaacCCCACCTCCAACTCCTCCGCCAGCTCCTCCTCCACCAGAACCACCGCCGCCAATTCCTCCTCCATGCCCTTTGCCATGTCCTCTGTTGCCACCCACTTCTCCCACAAGTAAAAGCACTGCGAATCCTAGCACCAGAAATACAAGCTTCGATTCCATGGTTATGAAAACCTCAACTTGTGAATGCTCTAATAGATCAATTTCTATGGCTTTTATAGACACTGGAAACTTACGATAGGCTTTCTGATAAGATTGCATCGTTGACTGGGATTAATGAGATCGTTGAGTAGGGCGGATAATTGCCTTTGCATTGATTTTTACCAGTAACAGGCTTGTGAATTAGCCCACATTCTCAACTGTCCCAAAGATCAACTTGATACAAATCACATTATTTCTGTTTTTGTTTCAACTTTTAGGGATATCCTGATTTAGTTTTTCAACAATTTTAATGGACGTGACAATATTTCAAGTATTACGGATATCATTATTAAGTTTTAgtcttaaaaaaaataaatcaaattggaATATTTCTTTGTAGACATGGTGATGTGGTAAGTTGCATGATGAATCACACTTCTAAACCTTAGTTATAGATAGATAAAAGACCAATCCACATTTCAAAAACAATTGAAATCCTGCAATATCCATGCAACCACTGCATGTGCTTACATGACTACTAGCCCTTCTCTCctaatattttatattatacatCCTCTTCTATGATTAGTGAAGGTTCTGGATTACATATACTTTGTGTTTGATACTGTTAGAGCTCCTCTTTACTAAAAAAAAGGTTTAGAATTAATAAAAAACATTGTTTCATAAAGTTGTATAGGGAGTAAAATAACTTTTACATAAATATAGgacaaataaaaatatatacaatcAAATAAAGCTAAATTTAGGTGTTGGTTAGTAAGTTAATAATACATAAATGTGAAAATGAATGAAAAGGAATATCTACATTTAATGTTGAAAACAATTATAGGGAGTTAATATTTGATGTGCACAATCTAGTTGTCAAGCTATAAAAAATAAAGTGCTCTTACTTTAATAAATATGATGGATCGTCAAATAGActtctacaagtcaaatttcaacatgtttagattGAAGTCATACAACATGAAAATTATTTGATGCATGATAAAGATTTGTATCCCATAAGAACATTTTGTTATAAAATTACAATAGTGATTCCCTTGCCTTCACCTTCTTCTATATTTGATTGGTAAGGGTAGTGCTTACAAATACCTCAAATGAGATTGTCAAATTGGCAAGGTTAAGTTCTCATAGGTGAAACTCCATTTAGATGGGCTTTTGAACTTTAACTAAATGATTAAAGATAATATGCATTGTCTTGTACTACTATGATTCTAATGCAAATTAAGAATATTTTTCcattagatttttttttgttttccccCTTTAGTCACTTACAACTCTATGATATCCACTATTTTAATTGCATAAATCAATGCCTTTAAATACTATGACATTGATAGGAATTCAAAAATACATGTACCATGTGAACTAACAATGGAATACACCAACACACATGAGGTCAAACTCTCCCCTGTTGTGAACAACACTAATACCTCGGCTAGCCCTAATGTGCATGTGGTTTTAGACATCGAGATTGATGAGAAGGAGTTGGGTGAGATAGCCATGGACTAGTGTGACCTTCATATGTCTAATGACTCAAATTATTGGCTCTTGGAGGAAGAGGGACCCTCGTAGAAAGCTACTCCTGGTATCAACAGTAGTAGAAAAAGCAAACCCCACCCTAGACATGTAGCTATTAAGTTGAAACCCCCCCTTCTAAATCCCATGAGTTGGGCCCTTAGAGCTCGAAAAAGAAAAAAGCGGGGAAAGCGATGGAGTCAAAGGGTAAAGGGGAAGAGGAAATCAAATTGGATATTCCCCTTAATGTGGACctgaatgaaaataaaaaagatgaAATGAATTTTGAAGTGCTCTTGGATAATTCCACCAACTACTAGGAGAAGTGTTTTCATTGGGTAATCATTGAGATCGCCTTCATAAAATAGGGCATTAAAGACATAATAAAAAACTTTACAGAGAACCTTATGCCGGATAAAACTAACAAGCTCCTGAGAATGTCTCAAAAATTAACTTAAGATGTGAGGGTTATGAAAATCGAGCACGAGTCACAAATTGCTAATTTGGAAAAGAGTGTGGAGAAATTAAAAGGCAATCTCAGGGGTCTGGTAGAAATAAGCAAAGAGGCCATGAATAATAGTGTGGAAGGTCTTAAAAAGGTAAATGAGAAAATTATTGTTCAAAAAACCCAACCGCTCAATAGTTGCCAAGTCGAAAAAGAAGAACTTGGAGATAAACTCATAGGGGATGGATATGCAGGTTTCAATTGGACCTTCTACCAGAACTAGAAGAAGGAACCAGGAGAGGAGCGCCatgagattcatcatggaggagctcaaGGAAATAAACAAGAATGTAATCCAAAAAAATTCTGAGCTCATGCAAGCTCTTGGTTAGTCTTTTGTTAGTGCAGTTAGTTGTTTTGCTCAGGTTTCTCTATTTCTTTTTGGGTGCTGAGGGGTGTTTCCCCTATTTCTGATGTCGTTTGGCTATTGTTTGTACTCTGGTTCGCTAGTGGTTTAATTCTCTAATGTTTAGATTTGGGTttcaggtccttgtaaaacccgttttatcttaataaaaaacaatggcTAGTTAAAAGAAGTGAATCTGTTATAattcctatttttttttttaatcgtaAGCTATTTTAGATAGAACCAAGAAAAAGAGACACAACTATTAGAATTAGGAATAGGTGTATGAAAGTGTGTTAAAATGATGAATAAATTGATAATAAACATTGAATATTTTTGAAAGGCTGAATATATGAAAATAAGTGTAAATTAATGTGAAATAGATATGAATAAGTACAAAATGAAATCTAAAATTAGTGGAATAGTGTATCatttgataagtaggaggtattttccacaacaagtaaaattatgatattgctatcagggttcaactatgtagtttttgagtcaaactcattgacccatgtttcatgagtagtggttcacaagaacccatctctcatgagaatgaatggtccacttaacactcattgcatctaggtgattctCATGGGGGTGAAGCATTGAGCCTTCCCGAGAGGTCACCCATCCTGTACTACACCAACTCAAGCACACTTACCCACTTAGTGTATCTGTGtaaggggaaaaagtgacactaagcaaacatgccctaatctcactttcaatcacacacttgtggaatacgaaagagcctagaggtatcacacaattggctacttctttttgtggaagagagagccacgggctacctattaggatttctattcctttgttgcaaatgatagatagaatgatgcaagttcaactattaaccctaaagtgtaagtatgaactagtaacaagattgcaagattgagattaagtgatgaaaagatgtaaacacaagaataagaggagaatgcagatgtgtacctggggttaaaatctgagtggaaatgtttgagacgggggcgcatgcgccactgacctgattctgcacctgaaactgctccttttggcaacctgaaagctgtcgaaaactgctgaaaactgctgttgtctgagggaccaaggtgcccagcgcccctgtcctgtcaggaccagggcaccccacgcccctgtcctaggtttctgctcttcaatttggtgt encodes:
- the LOC131065370 gene encoding glycine-rich protein 23-like translates to MQSYQKAYRKFPVSIKAIEIDLLEHSQVEVFITMESKLVFLVLGFAVLLLVGEVGGNRGHGKGHGGGIGGGGSGGGGAGGGVGGGVGGGGRGAGGGGGVGGGGGAGGGGGGGGGGGGGGGGGGGKGGGGGVGGGGGVGHGGGFGGGGGGHSVIP